The following coding sequences lie in one Spirosoma sp. KUDC1026 genomic window:
- the hisS gene encoding histidine--tRNA ligase → MQKPTLPKGTRDFGPTQMRKRLFIFDTIRQTFQRFGFQPLETPSMENLSVLTGKYGDEGDQLLFKILNSGDFAGGLTEPDLTAGSKALTPKIAEKGLRYDLTVPFARYVVMNRNSLALPFKRYQMQPVWRADRPQKGRYREFYQCDADVVGTDSLLCEAEIILMIHEVFQNLGIADFTLKVNNRKILAGIAEVVGAPGQEAILSVAIDKLDKIGTDGVMNELRERGFNEETLNKLDQLFSSQNVGNNQDVLRRLKGLFYNSAIGENGVEELEEVFRLVKEYGLSDLQAKYELDITLARGLSYYTGAIFEVKANGVSIGSVSGGGRYDNLTGAFGMPGLSGVGISFGVDRIYDVMDELDLFPASAGQGTTVLFVPFEAEARAVALPLLSQLRATGIAAEVYPDLVKVKKMLDYANAKQIPYVALIGSEEVQTNTVSLKNMVTGEQRRVAQDELVQLNWSAN, encoded by the coding sequence ATGCAAAAACCAACCTTACCCAAAGGTACCCGTGATTTCGGCCCGACGCAGATGCGGAAGCGGCTTTTTATTTTTGATACCATCCGCCAGACGTTCCAACGCTTTGGCTTTCAGCCCCTCGAAACCCCCTCAATGGAAAATCTGTCGGTGCTGACGGGGAAATACGGTGATGAAGGCGATCAGCTGCTGTTTAAAATCCTTAACTCCGGTGATTTCGCGGGTGGGCTGACCGAACCGGACCTGACTGCGGGTAGCAAAGCCCTGACACCAAAAATCGCCGAGAAAGGACTACGTTACGATCTGACCGTGCCGTTTGCGCGCTACGTGGTCATGAACCGCAACTCGCTGGCGCTGCCCTTCAAGCGCTACCAGATGCAGCCCGTCTGGCGCGCCGACCGACCGCAGAAGGGGCGCTACCGGGAGTTTTACCAATGTGATGCTGACGTTGTGGGGACGGACTCGCTGCTATGCGAAGCCGAAATTATTCTGATGATCCATGAGGTGTTTCAAAATCTGGGGATTGCTGACTTTACTTTGAAAGTTAACAACCGGAAAATCCTGGCGGGTATCGCAGAGGTAGTTGGTGCACCAGGGCAGGAGGCAATCCTCAGCGTTGCCATCGACAAACTCGACAAGATCGGTACAGATGGTGTGATGAATGAACTTCGTGAGCGTGGATTCAATGAAGAAACGCTTAATAAGTTAGACCAATTATTTTCTAGCCAAAATGTGGGAAATAATCAGGACGTATTACGCAGATTAAAAGGATTATTTTATAATTCAGCAATAGGCGAGAATGGCGTAGAAGAATTAGAAGAGGTATTCCGATTGGTTAAAGAATATGGCCTGAGTGATTTGCAGGCGAAGTACGAACTTGATATCACATTAGCTCGTGGCCTATCGTACTATACCGGGGCTATTTTTGAGGTCAAAGCGAATGGCGTTTCAATTGGCAGCGTCAGTGGGGGCGGCCGGTACGACAATCTGACGGGGGCCTTTGGCATGCCGGGCTTGTCGGGTGTCGGGATTTCCTTTGGGGTAGACCGGATTTACGACGTCATGGACGAACTGGATTTGTTTCCGGCCAGCGCCGGACAGGGGACCACTGTTTTATTCGTTCCTTTCGAGGCAGAGGCCCGTGCGGTGGCTCTGCCGCTGCTGAGTCAGCTACGGGCCACGGGTATTGCCGCCGAGGTGTACCCCGATCTGGTGAAGGTCAAAAAGATGCTCGACTACGCCAACGCCAAACAGATTCCCTACGTAGCGCTGATCGGCTCCGAGGAAGTACAGACCAATACCGTCTCCCTGAAAAATATGGTCACCGGCGAACAGCGCCGGGTGGCCCAGGATGAACTGGTTCAGCTGAACTGGTCAGCCAACTGA